A region from the Indicator indicator isolate 239-I01 chromosome 4, UM_Iind_1.1, whole genome shotgun sequence genome encodes:
- the CFL2 gene encoding cofilin-2, translating into MASGVTVNDEVIKVFNDMKVRKSSTPEEIKKRKKAVLFCLSDDKKQIIVEESKQILVGDIGDTVEDPYTAFVKLLPLNDCRYALYDATYETKESKKEDLVFIFWAPESAPLKSKMIYASSKDAIKKKFTGIKHEWQVNGLDDIKDRSTLGEKLGGNVVVSLEGKPL; encoded by the exons ATG GCTTCTGGAGTAACAGTGAATGACGAAGTCATAAAGGTTTTTAATGACATGAAAGTAAGGAAATCTTCAACCCctgaagagattaaaaaaagaaagaaagctgTTCTTTTCTGCTTAAGCGATGACAAAAAACAAATAATTGTAGAGGAGTCAAAGCAGATATTGGTTGGTGACATTGGAGATACTGTGGAGGACCCCTATACAGCCTTTGTGAAGTTGCTACCTTTGAATGATTGCAGATACGCTTTGTATGATGCCACATATGAGACAAAGGAATCTAAGAAAGAAGACCTGGTATTTATATTCTG GGCTCCCGAAAGTGCACCTTTAAAAAGCAAGATGATCTACGCAAGCTCTAAAGAtgccattaaaaagaaatttacaG GTATTAAACACGAGTGGCAAGTAAATGGTTTGGATGATATTAAGGACCGTTCAACACTTGGAGAGAAATTGGGAGGCAACGTTGTAGTTTCACTTGAAGGAAAACCCTTATAA